A genomic segment from Desmospora profundinema encodes:
- a CDS encoding AHH domain-containing protein, translating to SGPTVLALSHVVYSSYSHLNIYRNIFEIGSKSCWCPPYPNAAHHIVPWDDPRAVPAQRILREYGIETESAVNGVFLPYKGSKYVGDEALHRGNHGESYVRKVM from the coding sequence GATCCGGTCCCACTGTTCTGGCGTTAAGTCATGTCGTGTACTCATCATATTCACATCTTAACATCTATCGAAATATTTTTGAAATAGGTTCTAAAAGCTGCTGGTGTCCTCCTTATCCCAATGCGGCTCATCATATTGTTCCCTGGGATGACCCTAGAGCAGTACCGGCTCAAAGGATATTAAGAGAATATGGAATAGAAACTGAATCGGCGGTAAATGGTGTATTTCTGCCATACAAGGGAAGTAAATATGTAGGAGATGAAGCGTTGCACAGAGGGAATCATGGGGAAAGTTATGTGAGGAAAGTTATGTGA
- a CDS encoding imm11 family protein: MKVWLLQSKLDVGFESLQLVNFDHDYDKYFRNIKKPNSIKDVWGNVEVYTLTEGGEGYKSDFPHFWGKGSAPVFSEEALNVVYDLIEDKVEALPLNHPEHKYFAIHVLNAVDAIDYNNSIVKVMKSGLRAGFKKCSFLQEKIIGQHMFKIYLDDRVQSEAFVSDEFKERVTSSSLVGYEFIEVWDSEKVDL; this comes from the coding sequence ATGAAAGTTTGGTTACTACAAAGCAAACTAGATGTGGGGTTTGAAAGTCTTCAACTAGTCAATTTTGATCATGATTATGACAAATATTTCAGGAACATCAAGAAACCCAATTCGATAAAAGATGTATGGGGGAATGTAGAGGTTTATACTCTAACTGAAGGGGGTGAAGGGTATAAAAGCGATTTTCCTCATTTTTGGGGCAAAGGAAGTGCCCCTGTTTTCTCAGAAGAAGCATTAAATGTTGTCTATGACTTAATTGAAGATAAAGTTGAAGCATTACCATTAAACCATCCGGAACATAAATACTTTGCAATTCATGTGTTAAATGCAGTTGATGCTATTGATTACAATAATTCAATAGTTAAAGTGATGAAATCAGGACTTAGAGCTGGGTTTAAAAAGTGCTCTTTTTTACAAGAGAAAATTATTGGTCAACATATGTTTAAAATTTATTTGGATGACCGGGTTCAATCTGAAGCTTTTGTTTCAGACGAGTTCAAAGAAAGAGTAACGTCAAGTTCGTTGGTTGGATATGAATTTATAGAGGTATGGGATTCCGAAAAAGTCGATTTGTGA
- a CDS encoding IS3 family transposase: protein MQTLAHEGYSVPTITSALRLNRTYGYALLKKTSSSKSRPSDTRLREAIRTLCGRFPTYGYRRIRVWLKKEYGYQVNHKRILRLMKEMGLTVCSLRYQAKRKKRRGSISVQRSNEHLQVDMTKIWCGKDGWGYLFAVIDEYDKEIVDYSFSRFCRTTELLQAVNQALHTRFPDGVYGQGLTIRSDNGCQMTSRRFVQAMKAAGIRHERMGYNNHDGDAYIERWFRTLKEESVWLQEYDSFAQAQQDLDDFIAFYNHERPHSALRYRSPVGFRQSLTSTAA, encoded by the coding sequence GTGCAGACACTGGCTCACGAAGGGTATTCGGTCCCCACGATTACCTCAGCCCTTCGTTTAAATCGAACCTATGGATATGCCCTTCTGAAAAAAACTTCATCTTCCAAGTCGAGGCCAAGTGATACCCGGTTGCGTGAAGCCATTCGTACGTTATGTGGACGATTTCCCACCTATGGATATCGCCGAATCCGAGTCTGGTTAAAAAAAGAGTACGGTTACCAGGTAAACCACAAACGGATTCTTCGGTTGATGAAAGAGATGGGGCTGACGGTGTGTTCCCTTCGATATCAAGCCAAACGGAAAAAACGTCGAGGATCGATATCGGTTCAGCGCTCCAACGAGCATCTTCAAGTGGATATGACGAAGATTTGGTGTGGAAAAGACGGCTGGGGGTATTTGTTTGCCGTTATTGATGAGTATGACAAAGAGATCGTGGATTACTCTTTTTCCCGTTTTTGTCGCACCACGGAGTTGTTGCAAGCGGTGAATCAAGCGCTTCATACTCGCTTTCCTGACGGTGTGTATGGACAAGGGTTGACGATTCGAAGTGATAACGGCTGCCAAATGACCAGTCGTCGGTTCGTCCAAGCGATGAAAGCAGCTGGGATTCGGCACGAACGTATGGGATACAACAACCATGATGGGGATGCCTATATCGAACGCTGGTTTCGAACGTTGAAAGAAGAAAGTGTCTGGTTACAGGAGTATGACTCCTTTGCCCAAGCCCAGCAAGATCTGGACGACTTTATTGCTTTTTACAACCACGAAAGACCACATTCTGCCTTACGTTATCGCTCACCTGTAGGATTTCGCCAATCTCTTACTTCAACTGCGGCTTAA
- a CDS encoding transposase, whose product MGRRKWSAEKKMEIVLEGMAPEANISEVCRRHHIAQPQYYRWREAFLEGGRSALRTTPSQREKQLEEELKEAKSLLGEKEMQIEILRKKADWGRR is encoded by the coding sequence ATGGGACGGAGAAAGTGGAGTGCGGAAAAGAAGATGGAAATTGTGTTGGAAGGGATGGCTCCAGAGGCAAATATATCAGAGGTATGCCGACGGCATCACATCGCTCAACCCCAATACTATCGGTGGCGGGAAGCCTTTTTAGAAGGGGGACGTTCGGCTCTTCGTACGACTCCTTCCCAGCGAGAAAAGCAACTGGAAGAAGAGTTGAAGGAGGCCAAATCGTTGCTGGGAGAAAAAGAAATGCAGATTGAGATCTTGCGAAAAAAGGCCGATTGGGGCCGGAGGTAA
- a CDS encoding VOC family protein translates to MENEWTPQGYASVTPALIVNGATRLIAFLCEVFDAETLNRSIDETGRIGHAEIRIGHGIIEVFDANEASSSHQNGLHVFVRDTDECYRRALKAGATSLYEPADMPYGERSAGVKDEFGNSWFIATFQRGKNRGYYD, encoded by the coding sequence ATGGAGAATGAATGGACTCCTCAGGGTTATGCTTCTGTGACGCCGGCCCTCATTGTGAATGGTGCAACTCGGTTGATCGCTTTTTTGTGCGAGGTATTTGATGCGGAAACGCTGAACCGTTCAATTGATGAAACAGGAAGGATCGGTCATGCTGAGATACGGATCGGTCATGGGATCATTGAAGTCTTCGATGCAAATGAAGCATCGTCCAGCCATCAAAATGGCTTACATGTCTTTGTCAGAGATACGGATGAATGTTACAGACGTGCATTAAAGGCGGGGGCTACCTCATTGTATGAGCCGGCAGATATGCCATATGGGGAAAGAAGCGCAGGTGTGAAAGACGAATTCGGTAACAGTTGGTTTATCGCCACGTTTCAAAGAGGCAAGAATCGTGGGTATTACGATTGA
- a CDS encoding GNAT family N-acetyltransferase yields the protein MFEEQKAHRLWLDVKEHNQRTRHVYQSLDFVEEGVLRECWKNGNQRESLVLMSQLRPEYLANKAEEIPAPLKPKR from the coding sequence GTGTTTGAAGAACAGAAGGCCCACCGATTATGGCTGGATGTAAAAGAACACAACCAACGCACCCGCCATGTCTATCAATCCCTCGACTTCGTCGAGGAAGGGGTGCTGCGTGAATGCTGGAAAAACGGTAACCAGCGGGAGTCGCTGGTGTTGATGTCCCAGTTGCGGCCGGAGTATCTGGCAAACAAAGCAGAGGAGATCCCGGCCCCTTTGAAACCGAAACGTTGA
- a CDS encoding SDR family NAD(P)-dependent oxidoreductase — MKKKERPPVALITGSSSGIGFYTALSLARSHFHVIATMREPDRGRALTEEAKSLGLLERLEVKALDVRDEERIRSVVDGTAEEHGQIDILVNNAGYAVFGPVEETPLTSWRDLFETNLFGTVSMVQAVLPHMRKRRMGKIINISSGAGLIGFPHIGAYSATKFAMEGYSESLRLELLSFNIFVSLVEPGFYRTGIAKRRVVHRKDDSPYRSMLYPYQSYLDRLEAKAGDPRNVAETIRRIARSSRPRLRYALGRNVKTLAGLKRLPWGWVEAGIRSLIKK, encoded by the coding sequence ATGAAGAAAAAAGAGCGTCCACCCGTCGCACTGATCACGGGTTCTTCCAGCGGCATCGGCTTTTACACCGCTCTCTCGTTGGCCCGCTCCCATTTTCATGTGATCGCCACCATGCGGGAACCGGACAGAGGACGAGCCCTGACCGAAGAAGCCAAAAGCTTGGGCCTGTTGGAACGCCTGGAAGTGAAGGCTTTGGATGTACGAGACGAAGAACGAATTCGGTCGGTCGTCGATGGTACAGCAGAGGAACACGGACAGATCGATATCTTGGTCAACAACGCCGGCTATGCAGTGTTTGGACCCGTAGAGGAAACCCCGCTGACCAGTTGGCGGGACCTGTTCGAGACCAACCTTTTCGGAACGGTCTCCATGGTACAAGCCGTCCTCCCCCATATGCGCAAGCGGCGAATGGGGAAAATCATCAACATCAGCAGCGGTGCCGGGCTGATCGGCTTTCCGCACATCGGAGCATACAGCGCCACCAAGTTTGCCATGGAAGGATACAGTGAATCCCTCCGGCTGGAACTGTTGTCCTTCAACATTTTTGTCAGTCTGGTGGAACCCGGATTCTACCGCACCGGCATCGCCAAGAGACGCGTGGTCCACCGGAAAGACGACTCTCCCTACCGCTCCATGCTTTACCCCTACCAATCCTATCTGGATCGACTGGAAGCCAAAGCCGGGGACCCGCGGAACGTGGCCGAGACCATCCGCCGGATCGCCCGCTCCAGCCGTCCCCGCCTGCGCTATGCCTTGGGACGGAATGTCAAAACACTGGCCGGATTGAAACGTTTGCCCTGGGGGTGGGTAGAGGCGGGAATCCGATCCCTGATCAAAAAGTGA
- a CDS encoding NUDIX hydrolase codes for MIGIRRTYRLPTGAVAVCDRELQRVWVPLYTRFGGRCVGRWLSRNRGEVVEWWQYPDDETWRQGEWRALRRFMEERKQTRAEWLREKGMQLRHESLTPLRGGVPRHIISVFGVVTNDQGELLLVRTFWRGETWEPPGGQVEEGEALDVAVKREIREETGLEVEVAGVSGVYQNLEVGNVAIGFRARVISGQPSPSPETQEVAFFPPGEWEGKVRWDRFRLRLKEGLEREPFSWSEPVGKILVNK; via the coding sequence ATGATCGGCATCCGGCGGACCTATCGATTGCCCACCGGGGCAGTAGCCGTCTGTGACCGGGAGTTACAGCGGGTGTGGGTGCCCCTGTACACCCGGTTTGGCGGACGGTGTGTGGGGAGATGGCTGAGCCGCAATCGCGGGGAAGTGGTGGAGTGGTGGCAATACCCTGATGATGAAACCTGGCGTCAGGGGGAATGGCGGGCGCTCAGGCGGTTTATGGAAGAGCGGAAGCAGACCCGGGCGGAATGGCTACGGGAAAAAGGGATGCAATTGAGACACGAGTCCCTTACGCCCTTGCGGGGAGGGGTTCCCCGCCACATCATTTCCGTGTTTGGAGTGGTCACCAATGATCAGGGTGAACTGCTGCTGGTACGCACCTTCTGGCGGGGGGAAACCTGGGAACCGCCGGGTGGGCAAGTGGAGGAAGGGGAAGCTTTGGATGTAGCTGTGAAGCGGGAGATCCGGGAAGAGACCGGTTTGGAAGTGGAGGTGGCAGGGGTTTCCGGGGTGTATCAAAACCTGGAAGTGGGCAATGTGGCCATCGGCTTTCGTGCCCGTGTCATCTCCGGCCAGCCTTCTCCTTCTCCGGAGACCCAGGAGGTGGCCTTTTTTCCGCCTGGGGAATGGGAAGGGAAGGTCCGGTGGGATCGCTTTCGCCTTCGGCTGAAAGAGGGACTGGAGCGGGAGCCTTTCTCTTGGTCGGAGCCGGTGGGGAAGATTCTGGTCAACAAGTGA
- the amyS gene encoding alpha-amylase, which yields MFHWKRLSLTALAALLVLTLLIPLQAEQPAEAHHTGTNGTMFQYFEWHLVNDGNHWNRLGQDAASLKQKGITAVWIPPAYKAMRQDDVGYATYDLYDLGEFNQKGTVRTKYGTKGELLSAIGQLRGQGIQVYGDVVLNHKLGADATETVMAVEVNPSNRNQEISGDTRIQAWTRFDFPGRGNTYSDFKWRWYHFDGVDWDQSRQRNAIYKFRDEKRWDWEVDTENGNYDYLLGADVDMEHPEVRRELKNWGTWFVNTAPLDGFRLDAVKHIQFSYLGEWLRDVRSSTGKELFAVGEYWKNDRGALENYLNKTGWSMSLFDVPLHYNLYEASKAGGHYDMRRILDGTLVQTHPIHAVTFVDNHDTQPGESLESTVQEWFKPHAYALILTRESGYPSVFYGDYYGTRDGGIPAMRGAIDPLLEARKTYAYGKQHDYLDHPDIIGWTREGGADHPKSGLATIMSDGTGGSKWMYVGRSRAGQTWVDLTRNRSNRVTINADGWGEFPVNSGSVSVYIQE from the coding sequence ATGTTTCACTGGAAACGCCTCTCCCTGACCGCCCTCGCCGCCCTGCTGGTCTTGACCCTGCTCATCCCCCTCCAGGCGGAACAACCGGCCGAAGCTCATCACACGGGGACCAACGGCACGATGTTTCAGTACTTTGAATGGCACTTGGTCAATGACGGAAACCACTGGAATCGCCTGGGTCAAGATGCTGCTTCGCTCAAACAAAAGGGCATCACCGCCGTCTGGATCCCTCCCGCCTACAAGGCGATGCGGCAGGACGATGTGGGCTACGCCACCTATGATTTATATGATCTGGGGGAATTCAACCAGAAAGGCACCGTCCGTACCAAGTACGGAACCAAGGGAGAGCTGCTGTCCGCCATCGGTCAGCTGCGCGGCCAGGGTATCCAGGTGTATGGCGACGTGGTCCTGAATCACAAGCTGGGGGCTGACGCTACCGAAACGGTAATGGCCGTGGAAGTAAACCCGTCTAACCGCAACCAGGAAATCTCCGGTGACACCCGTATCCAGGCGTGGACTCGGTTTGATTTTCCCGGCCGGGGAAACACCTATTCCGATTTCAAATGGCGTTGGTACCACTTTGACGGAGTGGATTGGGATCAGTCCCGTCAGCGGAACGCCATCTACAAATTCCGAGATGAAAAGAGATGGGATTGGGAGGTGGACACCGAGAACGGCAACTACGACTATCTGCTGGGAGCCGATGTGGACATGGAACATCCCGAAGTGCGGCGGGAACTGAAAAATTGGGGAACCTGGTTCGTCAACACCGCCCCATTGGACGGATTCCGTCTGGATGCCGTCAAGCACATCCAGTTTTCCTATCTGGGCGAATGGCTGCGGGATGTGCGCTCCTCCACCGGCAAAGAGTTGTTTGCGGTGGGCGAGTATTGGAAAAACGATCGGGGCGCACTCGAAAACTACCTGAACAAAACAGGCTGGTCGATGTCCCTGTTTGACGTGCCCCTTCATTATAACCTCTATGAAGCTTCCAAGGCCGGCGGTCATTATGATATGCGCCGGATCTTAGACGGCACCCTGGTCCAGACTCATCCCATTCATGCCGTCACCTTCGTCGATAACCATGACACCCAACCGGGAGAATCGTTGGAATCCACCGTGCAGGAGTGGTTTAAGCCCCATGCCTACGCCCTTATCCTCACCCGGGAGTCTGGTTATCCCAGTGTGTTCTACGGGGATTATTACGGCACGCGCGACGGCGGGATCCCGGCGATGAGAGGAGCCATCGACCCCTTGTTGGAAGCACGGAAAACCTATGCCTACGGCAAACAGCACGATTACCTGGACCATCCCGACATCATCGGATGGACCCGGGAGGGGGGTGCCGATCATCCCAAATCCGGATTGGCCACCATCATGAGCGACGGTACAGGCGGTTCCAAGTGGATGTATGTGGGTCGTTCCCGCGCCGGTCAAACCTGGGTGGATCTGACCCGCAACCGCTCCAACCGAGTTACGATCAATGCCGACGGCTGGGGCGAGTTTCCCGTTAACAGCGGATCGGTTTCCGTCTATATCCAAGAGTGA
- a CDS encoding LacI family DNA-binding transcriptional regulator, translating into MTVTIKDIAKQAGVSITTVSRAMNGYRDIHPETRKRVLQIAEEMNYRPSGIARSLVMKQSKTIGLIISEMTRSRTGHHFLFDVISGVNDRAMALGYDLILATTSPDEQHMVPYMELCHRRQLDGVILSGVRTKDPYLQEVLDSAIPCVLIDVPLLGKTCSHITLDNRKGAQQAVEYLIRSGHRRIGFINGHREAFVSEERLLGYQHAMEEAGLKGEWVFYGDFDDASGREGVCHLLEKDPDLTAFFCASDLMAVGAMRELEGMGKKVPQDVSVIGFDDIDLAHYVTPMLSTVHQPRYRFGTQAVDVIVGMLEGEQGKSVVLEPELLIREST; encoded by the coding sequence ATGACCGTTACCATCAAGGACATCGCCAAACAGGCAGGGGTGTCCATCACGACGGTGTCCCGTGCCATGAACGGCTATCGGGATATCCACCCTGAAACCCGAAAACGGGTGCTCCAAATCGCCGAAGAGATGAATTATCGACCCAGCGGGATCGCCCGCAGCCTGGTGATGAAACAATCCAAAACCATCGGTCTCATCATCTCTGAGATGACACGGTCGCGCACCGGCCATCATTTCTTGTTCGATGTCATCTCCGGCGTGAATGATCGCGCGATGGCTTTGGGTTATGATCTGATCCTGGCCACTACCAGTCCTGACGAGCAGCACATGGTTCCCTATATGGAACTGTGTCATCGTCGTCAATTGGACGGTGTGATCCTGTCGGGAGTCCGGACCAAGGATCCATACCTCCAGGAGGTGTTGGACTCCGCCATTCCCTGTGTACTGATCGATGTGCCGCTGCTGGGGAAAACATGCAGTCACATCACCTTGGACAACCGCAAAGGGGCGCAGCAGGCCGTGGAGTATTTGATCCGTTCCGGCCACCGCCGCATCGGCTTTATCAACGGTCATCGCGAAGCCTTCGTCAGTGAAGAGCGCTTGCTGGGTTACCAACATGCGATGGAGGAAGCCGGATTGAAGGGGGAGTGGGTGTTTTACGGAGATTTTGATGATGCTTCCGGCCGGGAGGGTGTGTGTCACTTGTTGGAGAAAGATCCCGATCTGACCGCTTTTTTCTGTGCCAGCGATTTAATGGCGGTCGGGGCGATGAGGGAACTGGAAGGAATGGGAAAAAAAGTGCCGCAGGATGTGAGTGTGATCGGATTTGACGACATTGATCTGGCTCATTATGTGACACCGATGCTCAGCACGGTTCACCAGCCGCGGTATCGGTTTGGCACACAGGCCGTGGATGTGATTGTCGGCATGCTGGAAGGGGAACAAGGAAAATCGGTGGTGTTGGAGCCGGAATTGTTGATTCGGGAAAGTACTTAA